The proteins below come from a single Corynebacterium glyciniphilum AJ 3170 genomic window:
- a CDS encoding RNA polymerase sigma factor codes for MRRRSLQSARDGGRADEKADTAVTDLALRAAGGDRKALNDFIEATHGDVWRLLAHLADADRADDLTQETYLRALSGLPRFAARSSARTWILALARHTWVDSVRHDMARPRKSTEQWEDATELTTSPDTTGGQTWAELVDARAMLDDLAPDRREALILTQILGHTYAEAADICGVRVGTIRSRVARARADLLEASGRGSLQKNSDRNGTNDTDAGPPLHWGS; via the coding sequence GTGCGAAGAAGATCCCTGCAGTCGGCACGCGACGGCGGCCGTGCGGATGAGAAGGCAGACACAGCCGTCACCGACCTCGCCCTGCGCGCAGCCGGCGGTGACCGGAAAGCCCTCAACGACTTCATCGAGGCCACCCACGGTGACGTCTGGCGTCTTCTCGCCCATCTCGCCGACGCTGACCGTGCGGACGATCTCACCCAGGAGACCTATCTCCGGGCGTTGAGCGGACTTCCCCGCTTCGCTGCCCGGTCCTCAGCGCGGACGTGGATCCTCGCACTCGCCAGGCACACCTGGGTCGACAGCGTGCGCCACGACATGGCCCGTCCGCGCAAGTCCACTGAACAGTGGGAGGATGCCACCGAACTCACCACGTCCCCGGACACCACTGGCGGACAGACCTGGGCCGAACTGGTCGATGCCCGGGCCATGCTCGACGACCTCGCCCCGGACCGGCGGGAAGCGCTGATCCTCACCCAGATCCTCGGCCACACGTACGCCGAGGCCGCCGACATCTGCGGGGTGAGGGTGGGCACGATCCGTTCCCGGGTCGCCCGTGCACGGGCTGACCTGCTCGAAGCATCGGGGCGTGGCAGCCTGCAGAAGAACTCGGACAGGAACGGCACGAACGACACAGACGCCGGGCCACCCCTACACTGGGGTTCGTGA
- a CDS encoding trimeric intracellular cation channel family protein — protein MDFVDPSIRTVYETLDLIGVVLYGMIGAIIARARNLDFIGIVFLSIITALGGGMIRDVLIDNGPPAAMQDMRYFGMALVGAVVSTMIHMNSRGWEIFRVHGDAVVLGVWAATGSTKALANGLPWSSALFLGVLTVVGGGMIRDVMTGSVPAIFGGATLYATPAVLTAAVMVGIYSLDASGVAGDFPVLLVGLIIAPFLGSGLMITAYWRGWVLPGMQDLSWATQKKLRQPMTLARDMSRRRLRLRRREERREQEDRDRTDEAAGEDEDTPSR, from the coding sequence ATGGACTTTGTCGACCCGTCGATCAGGACGGTCTACGAGACCCTCGACCTGATCGGGGTGGTGCTCTACGGGATGATCGGGGCGATCATCGCCCGCGCCCGCAACCTGGACTTCATCGGAATCGTCTTCCTCTCCATCATCACCGCCCTGGGCGGTGGAATGATCCGTGACGTCCTCATCGACAACGGGCCGCCGGCGGCCATGCAGGACATGCGGTACTTCGGCATGGCACTGGTGGGCGCTGTGGTCTCGACGATGATCCATATGAACTCGCGCGGGTGGGAGATCTTCCGCGTCCACGGTGACGCTGTCGTCCTCGGCGTCTGGGCCGCCACCGGTTCAACGAAGGCCCTGGCCAACGGACTGCCGTGGTCATCCGCCCTCTTCCTCGGTGTGCTGACAGTTGTCGGCGGCGGCATGATCCGCGATGTGATGACCGGCTCGGTCCCCGCCATCTTCGGCGGGGCGACACTGTACGCCACCCCGGCTGTCCTCACCGCCGCAGTCATGGTCGGGATCTACTCCCTCGACGCATCTGGGGTGGCGGGGGACTTCCCGGTGCTCCTGGTTGGTCTGATCATCGCCCCTTTCCTCGGCTCCGGCTTAATGATCACCGCCTACTGGCGGGGATGGGTGCTCCCCGGAATGCAGGACCTGTCATGGGCGACGCAAAAGAAACTCCGGCAACCGATGACGCTGGCCCGCGACATGAGCCGGAGACGGTTGCGACTGCGTCGGCGCGAGGAACGTCGGGAACAGGAAGATCGCGACCGGACAGACGAGGCAGCTGGAGAAGATGAGGATACTCCTAGTCGCTAA
- a CDS encoding aspartate-semialdehyde dehydrogenase, which yields MTTLAIVGATGQVGRVMRDILEHRPSVLEKIDTVRFFASARSAGTGIEFNGGTVVVEDVEATATEDLRGIDVALFSAGGATSKAQAPRFVEAGATVVDNSSAWRKDPDVPLIVSEVNPEDAKDVPKGIIANPNCTTMAAMPVLGALHGEAGLKRLHVSSYQAVSGSGLAGVKALADQVRANLEILENLATDGSALQVEDFGPYVAPIAFNALPMAGNVVDDGSGETDEEQKLRNESRKILHLPDLPVAGTCVRVPVFTGHTMTVHAEFDAAITPARAEEILSEAPGVQVTDVPTPLAAAGVDPSLVGRIRQDQSVEDGRGLVLVVSGDNLRKGAALNTIQIAELLL from the coding sequence ATGACCACCCTCGCCATCGTCGGCGCCACCGGCCAGGTCGGCCGCGTGATGCGTGACATCCTCGAACACCGTCCTTCTGTTCTCGAGAAGATCGACACGGTGCGTTTCTTCGCATCGGCACGCTCGGCCGGTACCGGCATCGAGTTCAACGGCGGCACGGTCGTCGTCGAGGATGTCGAGGCGACAGCCACCGAGGACCTGCGCGGCATCGACGTCGCCCTGTTCTCCGCCGGTGGTGCCACGTCCAAGGCGCAGGCCCCGCGTTTCGTCGAAGCCGGTGCGACCGTGGTCGATAATTCTTCGGCGTGGCGCAAGGACCCTGATGTCCCGCTGATCGTCTCCGAGGTGAACCCGGAGGATGCGAAGGACGTACCCAAGGGAATCATCGCCAACCCGAACTGCACCACCATGGCGGCCATGCCGGTGCTGGGGGCACTGCACGGCGAGGCGGGTCTGAAGCGACTGCATGTGTCCAGCTACCAGGCTGTGTCCGGCTCTGGCCTGGCGGGCGTGAAGGCACTGGCCGACCAGGTCCGCGCGAATCTCGAGATTCTGGAGAACCTCGCGACCGACGGTTCGGCCCTGCAGGTCGAGGATTTCGGTCCCTACGTCGCCCCGATTGCGTTCAATGCACTGCCGATGGCAGGAAACGTCGTCGACGACGGGTCCGGGGAGACCGACGAAGAGCAGAAGCTGCGCAATGAGTCGCGCAAGATCCTGCACCTTCCCGACCTGCCGGTGGCGGGTACCTGCGTGCGGGTGCCGGTGTTCACCGGCCACACCATGACAGTGCATGCGGAGTTCGATGCCGCGATCACACCGGCTCGGGCCGAGGAGATCCTGTCCGAGGCTCCCGGCGTGCAGGTCACCGACGTTCCGACCCCACTGGCTGCCGCGGGTGTGGACCCGTCACTGGTGGGACGCATCCGCCAGGACCAGTCGGTGGAGGACGGACGCGGGCTGGTTCTCGTCGTCTCCGGTGACAACCTCCGCAAGGGCGCGGCGTTGAATACCATCCAGATCGCGGAGTTGTTGCTGTAG
- a CDS encoding DMT family transporter, whose product MHSNLLAVVFALLSALTVAWGTILRHQVAEQTSGDRDNAHGTPVLAAVARPKWWAGVFCALSAYGLQIVALGFGTLLVVQPILVLSLMFTLPLAARFDGRRVSRPEMAWAALLTVAVGVVVVWGRPLPGNDFPTLSRWMVTLGIGVVILLGLMWLATRLRLRTRALILGAVTGAIMGYLAVLSKSVVNIFNQEGVPALLTSWEAYGLIACAVIGTLVQQASFNAGALKNSLPAMTITEPIVAFVLGYLVLGERFQVEGSQWLIMAGALVVMIVSTVVLSRRGVE is encoded by the coding sequence ATGCACAGCAACCTGCTCGCTGTCGTCTTCGCCCTCCTGTCAGCCCTCACCGTCGCCTGGGGAACGATTCTCCGGCACCAGGTCGCCGAACAGACATCAGGCGATCGCGACAACGCCCACGGAACCCCGGTTCTCGCCGCCGTCGCCCGCCCGAAGTGGTGGGCGGGCGTCTTCTGCGCGCTGTCGGCCTATGGGCTACAGATCGTGGCCCTCGGATTCGGGACCCTGCTGGTGGTCCAGCCGATCCTCGTTTTGTCGCTGATGTTCACCCTGCCGTTGGCCGCCCGGTTCGACGGACGACGGGTGTCACGGCCTGAAATGGCATGGGCGGCCCTGCTCACCGTCGCTGTCGGCGTCGTCGTGGTCTGGGGACGCCCCCTACCGGGAAATGATTTCCCCACGTTGAGCAGGTGGATGGTGACGCTGGGGATTGGCGTCGTCATCCTGCTTGGCCTGATGTGGTTGGCTACCCGACTCCGGTTGCGCACCCGCGCACTGATTCTGGGTGCAGTGACCGGCGCAATCATGGGATACCTCGCCGTCCTCTCGAAGTCGGTCGTCAACATCTTCAACCAGGAGGGCGTCCCTGCCCTGTTGACGAGCTGGGAAGCCTACGGTCTCATTGCGTGCGCTGTCATCGGCACTCTGGTCCAACAGGCCAGCTTCAATGCCGGTGCGCTGAAGAACTCCCTGCCCGCGATGACGATCACCGAGCCGATCGTCGCCTTCGTCCTGGGATATCTCGTCCTCGGGGAACGCTTCCAGGTGGAGGGGTCGCAGTGGCTGATCATGGCGGGCGCGCTGGTCGTGATGATCGTATCCACGGTCGTGTTGTCACGCCGGGGAGTGGAATAG
- the fepB gene encoding Fe2+-enterobactin ABC transporter substrate-binding protein — MTHLPTMRRRIVGALVASGVAVSLAACSSDDDSSSSDTTGAATESASGSASDSQGEWPRTVDSIAVDNGSPTDETEEIEIPAKPEKIVSTSVTLTGSLLSIDAPVIASGAATPGPTSDDKGFFKQWADVADERDVKEIGQLEPDFEKIAAEDPDLIIVSAFGADTAVDLVDRLKEVAPTVVLDYSDKDWTEVTTQLGEITGHETEAEDTIQEFKDRASEVTGNIEEPEQPVQFILPAQDGGVNFMTGESAQGRIITELGWDLDVPGKDVVRTDGDYAGRTDVVQVTDENLDKGLTGKTIFATNADADNPVSEQLKEKPTARDTYAVENDRIFEFGAETFRIDFYSAMLMLDQIEEYFKK; from the coding sequence ATGACCCACCTGCCCACCATGCGTCGCCGGATCGTCGGCGCACTCGTCGCCTCGGGCGTCGCCGTCAGCCTCGCCGCCTGCTCCAGCGACGACGACAGTTCATCCTCCGACACCACCGGTGCCGCCACAGAGTCAGCATCCGGGTCGGCCTCGGATTCCCAGGGCGAGTGGCCGCGCACCGTCGACTCGATCGCGGTGGACAACGGCAGCCCCACGGACGAGACCGAAGAGATCGAGATCCCGGCGAAGCCTGAGAAGATCGTCTCCACCTCGGTGACCCTCACCGGCAGTCTGCTGTCGATCGACGCACCGGTGATCGCCTCCGGTGCCGCGACCCCGGGGCCGACCTCGGACGACAAAGGCTTCTTCAAGCAGTGGGCCGACGTCGCCGATGAACGTGACGTCAAAGAGATCGGCCAGTTGGAACCGGACTTCGAAAAGATCGCCGCCGAGGACCCCGACCTCATCATCGTCTCCGCTTTCGGTGCCGACACCGCGGTCGACCTGGTGGACCGTCTGAAGGAGGTCGCGCCGACCGTAGTCCTGGACTACTCCGACAAGGACTGGACCGAGGTCACCACCCAGCTCGGCGAGATCACCGGTCATGAGACAGAGGCCGAGGACACCATCCAGGAGTTCAAGGACCGCGCATCCGAGGTCACCGGGAACATCGAGGAGCCGGAGCAGCCCGTCCAGTTCATCCTGCCCGCCCAGGACGGCGGCGTGAACTTCATGACCGGTGAGTCCGCCCAGGGCCGCATCATCACCGAACTGGGCTGGGACCTCGACGTCCCGGGCAAGGACGTGGTGCGCACCGACGGCGACTACGCCGGACGCACTGACGTGGTGCAGGTGACCGATGAGAACCTGGACAAGGGTCTCACCGGCAAGACGATCTTCGCCACCAATGCCGACGCCGACAATCCGGTCAGTGAGCAGCTCAAGGAGAAGCCCACCGCCCGTGACACCTACGCAGTCGAGAACGACCGCATCTTCGAGTTCGGTGCCGAGACGTTCCGCATCGACTTCTACAGCGCGATGCTGATGCTGGACCAGATCGAGGAATACTTCAAGAAGTAA
- a CDS encoding ferrochelatase, with amino-acid sequence MAESGMSGTTARRALLVLSFGGPEKEEDVVPFLENVTRGRGIPRERLVEVGEHYYRFGGKSPINDQNLDIIDHLRTEIESRGLDLPVYFGNRNWEPYVEDTTKQMAADGVTEAIVFATSAWGGYSGDIQYREDIERALQSCRDVGITPPSMTKIRPFHDHPLFLSAFARLVDEARQSLPVEQQDNARLLFTAHSVPLSADEASSVDSTHRYSGQVLTAAREIRALSSFASDGDDGTDVELVWQSRSGPPHIPWLEPDICDHLEETVAGERGDDRPIVLVPVGFISDHMEVMWDLDNEAADTAADLGVTMVRAATPGPTPEFTELVLDLVANAER; translated from the coding sequence ATGGCTGAGTCTGGCATGTCTGGCACCACCGCCCGCAGGGCACTGCTCGTCCTCTCTTTCGGAGGGCCGGAGAAGGAAGAGGATGTGGTCCCCTTCCTCGAGAACGTCACCCGGGGGCGAGGCATCCCCCGGGAGAGACTCGTCGAGGTCGGCGAGCACTACTACCGCTTCGGGGGTAAGAGCCCCATCAACGACCAGAACCTCGACATCATCGACCATCTCCGTACCGAGATCGAGTCACGTGGTCTGGATCTCCCGGTGTACTTCGGCAACCGTAACTGGGAGCCGTATGTCGAGGACACCACGAAGCAGATGGCGGCAGACGGCGTCACGGAGGCCATCGTCTTCGCCACGTCTGCCTGGGGCGGCTACTCCGGCGACATCCAGTACCGCGAGGACATCGAACGGGCCCTGCAGTCCTGCCGCGACGTCGGCATCACCCCACCGTCAATGACGAAGATCCGTCCCTTCCACGACCACCCACTGTTCCTGTCGGCATTCGCCAGGCTCGTGGACGAGGCACGACAGTCCCTCCCCGTCGAACAGCAGGATAACGCCCGCCTCCTGTTCACTGCCCATTCCGTGCCGCTGTCCGCCGACGAGGCCTCCTCCGTCGACTCCACCCACCGCTACTCAGGTCAGGTTCTGACTGCGGCGCGGGAGATCCGTGCTTTGAGCAGCTTCGCCTCCGACGGCGACGACGGAACCGATGTCGAGTTGGTGTGGCAATCCCGGTCAGGCCCCCCGCACATCCCCTGGCTCGAACCGGACATCTGCGACCACCTGGAAGAGACCGTCGCCGGCGAGCGCGGTGACGACCGCCCGATCGTGCTGGTGCCCGTCGGTTTCATCTCGGACCACATGGAAGTGATGTGGGACCTCGACAACGAAGCCGCGGACACCGCAGCCGACCTGGGAGTCACGATGGTCCGCGCGGCGACGCCCGGCCCGACGCCCGAATTCACCGAGCTGGTACTCGACCTGGTGGCAAACGCCGAGCGCTAG
- a CDS encoding TIGR01777 family oxidoreductase: MTHRYHQHLTFPRQDVWDWHTRPGAVTRLTPGFSLLSVAAEASSLKNGTTVLSLPGRIPGLREWQALHQPADFVDGHVFVDECANSPLRQITHWRHTHAFHDDNTATTPGTLLTDTVEGSAPAALLDRVFHYRHRQLAADLAHRARVGDASATGHHTVAVTGATGLVGTRLVALLRSLGHTVVPLSRAPIPHEPDARVWTPGNPSPDLLTDVDTVVHLAGAGIAGRFTEKHKAAVRDSRIGPTWRLAELAAATDGVQAFICASAVGFYGHSRAGRVNERAGAGEGFLADVVSEWENACGPAANADRRVVNVRTGLVMAGGSPLLTALGASSRLGGGVLGSGRQHFPWISVDDLVDVYVRAILDDGVSGPVNAVGPQMITNADFTATLADLQRVRIPLSLPVPAAAPALLLGVQGAEELALADQNVAPSVLETLGHTFRHPTLRAALVHELGLPDE; this comes from the coding sequence GTGACCCACCGCTACCACCAACACCTCACTTTTCCCCGCCAGGACGTCTGGGACTGGCACACCCGCCCAGGTGCCGTGACCCGCCTGACGCCGGGCTTCTCTCTACTCAGCGTCGCCGCTGAAGCGTCCTCACTGAAGAACGGCACCACGGTGCTCTCCCTCCCGGGCAGGATACCGGGGCTACGGGAATGGCAGGCGCTCCATCAACCCGCGGACTTCGTCGACGGGCACGTCTTCGTCGACGAATGCGCCAATTCCCCGCTGCGGCAGATCACCCACTGGAGACACACCCACGCTTTCCACGACGACAACACCGCCACCACCCCCGGGACCCTCCTCACCGACACGGTGGAGGGTTCCGCTCCGGCGGCGCTCCTCGACAGGGTCTTCCATTACCGTCACCGCCAGCTCGCCGCCGACCTGGCGCACCGGGCACGGGTGGGGGACGCATCGGCGACGGGACACCACACCGTCGCCGTGACCGGGGCGACAGGACTCGTGGGTACCCGGCTTGTCGCACTGCTGCGTTCCCTCGGGCACACGGTCGTTCCCCTGTCCCGCGCCCCCATCCCCCATGAGCCCGATGCCCGCGTCTGGACCCCCGGGAACCCGTCTCCCGATCTTCTCACCGATGTGGACACGGTAGTCCACCTCGCGGGTGCCGGTATCGCGGGACGATTCACTGAGAAGCACAAGGCGGCGGTCCGCGACTCCCGCATCGGGCCGACCTGGCGGCTCGCCGAGCTCGCGGCCGCCACCGACGGCGTCCAGGCTTTCATCTGCGCGTCGGCCGTCGGTTTCTACGGCCACAGCCGTGCAGGACGGGTCAACGAGCGTGCCGGTGCCGGTGAAGGATTCCTCGCCGACGTCGTCTCCGAGTGGGAGAATGCCTGCGGCCCCGCCGCCAACGCCGATCGCCGGGTCGTGAATGTCCGCACCGGGCTCGTCATGGCTGGCGGGTCACCGCTGCTGACCGCGTTGGGCGCGTCGAGTCGCCTCGGCGGCGGCGTCCTGGGCTCTGGACGCCAGCATTTCCCGTGGATCTCGGTGGACGATCTGGTGGACGTGTATGTGCGGGCTATCCTCGACGATGGGGTTTCGGGCCCGGTCAACGCGGTCGGTCCACAGATGATCACCAATGCCGACTTCACGGCGACCCTCGCTGACCTGCAGCGCGTCCGCATACCGCTGAGTCTTCCGGTTCCTGCCGCTGCTCCCGCACTGCTCCTCGGCGTACAAGGTGCAGAAGAGCTTGCCCTGGCTGACCAGAACGTCGCCCCCTCTGTCCTCGAGACCCTCGGCCACACTTTCCGTCACCCCACCCTGCGTGCCGCCCTCGTCCACGAGTTGGGCCTGCCCGACGAGTAG
- a CDS encoding aspartate kinase: MALIVQKYGGSSLESAERIRRVAQRIVETKKQGHDVVVVCSAMGDTTDELLDLANQVNPVPPGREMDMLLTAGERISNSLVAMAIDSFGAEAQSFTGSQAGVITTERHGNARIVDVTPGRVREALDAGKICLVAGFQGVNRETRDITTLGRGGSDTTAVALAAALHADVCEIYSDVDGVYTADPRIVPNAKRLDNISFEEMLEMAAVGAKILMLRCVEYARAFNVPIRVRSSFSNETGTLVSGSLEDIPVEEAVLTGVAHDRSEAKVTVLGIPDKPGEAARVFRTLADAEINIDMVLQNVSSLADNLTDITFTCPREDAPRAVELLKGLQGTEDHQKFGQLLFDDQVGKVSLVGAGMKSHPGVTADFCEALRDAGINIELISTSEIRISVLIRDTDLDAAVAALHERFQLGGEETATVYAGTGR, from the coding sequence GTGGCCCTGATCGTCCAGAAGTACGGCGGATCGTCGTTGGAGAGCGCCGAACGCATCCGGCGCGTTGCGCAGCGGATCGTGGAAACCAAGAAACAGGGCCACGACGTGGTCGTGGTCTGCTCTGCGATGGGCGACACCACCGACGAACTGCTCGATCTCGCCAACCAGGTCAATCCGGTGCCTCCGGGCCGCGAGATGGACATGCTTCTCACTGCCGGTGAGCGGATCTCCAACTCGCTGGTCGCCATGGCCATTGACTCCTTCGGTGCCGAGGCGCAGTCCTTTACCGGTTCCCAGGCCGGCGTGATCACCACCGAGCGTCACGGAAACGCCCGCATCGTCGACGTGACCCCCGGGCGCGTGCGCGAGGCGCTGGACGCAGGAAAGATCTGCCTTGTCGCCGGATTCCAGGGCGTCAACCGCGAAACCCGTGACATCACCACGCTCGGCCGTGGCGGCTCGGACACGACTGCCGTCGCCCTCGCCGCGGCACTCCACGCCGACGTGTGCGAGATCTACTCCGACGTCGACGGTGTCTACACCGCCGACCCGCGTATCGTCCCGAACGCCAAGCGGCTGGACAACATCTCTTTCGAAGAGATGCTCGAGATGGCCGCCGTCGGTGCGAAGATCCTGATGCTGAGGTGCGTAGAGTACGCCCGCGCGTTCAACGTCCCGATCCGTGTCCGTTCATCATTCAGCAACGAAACCGGCACCCTCGTGTCCGGCTCATTGGAGGATATCCCCGTGGAAGAAGCAGTCCTGACCGGTGTCGCCCACGACCGTTCCGAGGCGAAGGTCACCGTCCTCGGCATCCCGGACAAGCCGGGTGAGGCGGCACGGGTCTTCCGCACCCTGGCGGATGCCGAGATCAACATCGACATGGTGCTGCAGAACGTCTCCTCCCTCGCGGACAACCTCACCGACATCACCTTCACCTGTCCGCGTGAGGACGCCCCGCGTGCGGTGGAGCTTCTCAAGGGGCTGCAGGGCACCGAGGACCACCAGAAGTTCGGTCAGTTGCTCTTCGATGACCAGGTGGGCAAGGTCTCGTTGGTCGGGGCGGGCATGAAGTCGCACCCCGGGGTCACCGCAGACTTCTGCGAGGCACTGCGGGATGCCGGGATCAACATCGAGCTGATCTCCACCTCCGAGATCCGCATCTCCGTGCTGATCCGGGACACTGACCTCGACGCGGCCGTCGCCGCGCTGCACGAACGATTCCAGCTCGGTGGCGAGGAGACCGCCACCGTGTACGCCGGCACCGGCCGGTAA
- a CDS encoding siderophore-interacting protein, with translation MPRISRDTDIYPITMRELEVLRIEDVTPGMRRVVFGGQGLRAHVRDGEDVPAIVSDGFDDDMRMIFPHPVTGERPYPVSLGDGRLDWTAEVNELFRTYTVRKWDPEAGDFGELVVDFARHGAGLAEGWSAAASVGDRVFAAGPKNCASLPVHTDWLLLIGDETALPAIGRCLEEVPAGHRVVAVVEVAERADIQPDLTEVACAASLDLRWVVRAEGGDFTEVVAALGDEGDALPDGTPFVWAGGEAGRLKAVRRFVKELGVPREHVQITGYWRRNDAVVADTEAGDAAAADAVTGTSSISPLMQLHELSETAPGFALQAAAQLGLFEAVDTVADAASGDGAPVAAVAAAVQVPADRLVRFLRYLESVGLLTLHGESAGGEPLVSLTTLGTELADPEGLVTGLTGPGALQSLTWLHLVEGLRGETPVQVGASGSDWEGLRRQDSSLGESLADSEATRAQWVAPALATRLDSLPGGAPASIAVLGGAEGVAAAVYADELLRRNSDLQVTVLVMPDGRGNPRCPHERLLAEVGEQRRDRVEIRDWSRGGIAADLVLLLDPFALCVPDDVPELLSTAAAATGGTGRILVVTRLLAESGDEDHDYEEDLTRMLVSGRSLPTARDLSGAVAQAGLRGVADIPVGWGSHAVVIGA, from the coding sequence GTGCCACGTATCAGCCGAGACACCGACATTTACCCCATCACCATGCGCGAGCTGGAGGTGCTGCGGATCGAGGATGTCACCCCCGGAATGCGGCGCGTGGTCTTCGGTGGTCAGGGCCTACGGGCTCATGTCCGCGATGGTGAGGACGTTCCGGCGATCGTCTCCGACGGTTTCGACGACGACATGCGCATGATCTTCCCCCATCCTGTCACCGGGGAGCGCCCCTACCCGGTGTCTCTCGGTGACGGGCGCCTGGACTGGACGGCAGAAGTCAACGAACTCTTCCGTACGTACACGGTACGGAAGTGGGACCCGGAGGCAGGTGACTTCGGGGAACTGGTCGTCGACTTCGCCCGCCACGGTGCAGGTCTCGCCGAGGGGTGGTCGGCAGCCGCCTCCGTCGGAGACCGGGTCTTCGCCGCCGGGCCGAAGAACTGCGCGTCACTGCCGGTGCACACGGACTGGCTGCTGCTCATCGGTGACGAGACTGCGCTCCCCGCCATCGGACGCTGCCTGGAGGAGGTGCCTGCGGGTCACCGGGTGGTCGCTGTGGTCGAGGTGGCTGAGCGTGCTGACATCCAGCCTGACCTCACCGAGGTCGCCTGCGCGGCGTCACTCGACCTGCGTTGGGTTGTCCGTGCCGAAGGCGGAGACTTCACCGAGGTGGTTGCCGCGTTGGGGGATGAGGGAGATGCACTGCCCGACGGCACCCCGTTCGTCTGGGCCGGAGGAGAGGCCGGACGACTGAAAGCTGTACGCCGTTTTGTCAAGGAACTCGGCGTTCCCCGTGAGCACGTGCAGATCACCGGATACTGGCGTCGTAACGACGCAGTAGTGGCTGACACGGAGGCCGGTGATGCCGCCGCAGCGGACGCAGTCACAGGCACCTCCAGTATTTCCCCGTTGATGCAGCTGCACGAGCTCAGCGAGACTGCTCCGGGATTCGCCCTGCAGGCCGCGGCGCAGCTCGGACTGTTTGAGGCGGTCGACACGGTGGCTGATGCTGCGTCCGGTGACGGGGCACCCGTCGCCGCGGTCGCTGCTGCGGTACAGGTCCCCGCAGACCGACTGGTGAGGTTCCTGCGGTACCTGGAGTCGGTCGGGTTGCTCACGCTGCACGGGGAATCTGCGGGCGGGGAACCCCTCGTGAGTCTCACCACGCTGGGTACGGAACTCGCTGACCCGGAGGGGCTTGTTACGGGCCTCACCGGACCGGGCGCGCTGCAGTCCCTGACGTGGCTGCACCTGGTGGAAGGACTGCGTGGCGAGACGCCGGTGCAGGTGGGCGCCTCGGGGAGTGACTGGGAAGGATTGCGTCGTCAGGACTCGTCGCTGGGGGAGTCGTTGGCCGACAGTGAGGCCACCCGAGCGCAGTGGGTCGCCCCGGCACTGGCCACCCGGCTGGACAGCCTACCGGGGGGAGCACCTGCCAGCATCGCCGTCCTGGGTGGGGCGGAAGGAGTCGCCGCCGCGGTGTACGCCGACGAACTGCTGCGTCGTAACAGTGACCTGCAGGTCACTGTCCTGGTGATGCCCGACGGGCGAGGAAACCCACGCTGCCCCCACGAGCGGTTGCTCGCCGAGGTCGGCGAGCAACGCCGTGACCGGGTCGAGATCAGGGACTGGTCCCGTGGCGGAATCGCGGCAGACCTCGTGCTGCTGTTGGACCCCTTCGCGTTGTGCGTCCCGGACGACGTACCTGAGCTGTTGTCGACCGCAGCGGCGGCGACAGGAGGGACGGGGAGGATCCTCGTGGTCACCCGGTTGCTCGCCGAGAGCGGTGACGAGGACCATGACTACGAGGAGGATCTCACCCGCATGCTCGTCTCCGGACGGAGTCTCCCCACTGCGCGTGACCTGTCCGGCGCGGTCGCTCAGGCGGGTTTGCGTGGGGTGGCAGACATACCGGTCGGTTGGGGCAGTCACGCTGTCGTCATCGGCGCATGA